The region AACCGGACAGTCGATGTAGGGGTGACCAGCCATGACCAAGCGGGGAGAACCGTTACCAATCAATCAGGCGTTGAACCGGCCAAGGGCCAAGTTGGGCCTCGACCTCTCAGCGTGGATGGCGATCGTATTCGTCACGGTAACGGTTTTCCTCGTGGGGTTCCGGATGCTGGCGATCTTGAGCTTTCCAATGATGGCGGGCGGAGCTTGGCTCATCGTCCGCAAACACCCAAAGATGTTTCAACTGTGGGGCCTCAGCCTCGGCCAGAAGAGCTACTATGACCCGCGCAAATACTGAACAGATCAAACATACCCCGTGGTTTGCGAAAGCGGGAGCGGCCTGCAGTATCATCCCGGTCTCTCGCTTCATTGGGCCAAGCATCTTCGCGCTGAAGGGCGGGGGCTACGGATGCCTCTTCTCTCTGACAGGTTTGGACGAAGAGGCTCTGACCGACCTTGAGCTTGAGGCTCGGGTTCGTCAGGTGGAAGGCGCTCTCCGTGGATTGCCAGAGGGAACGTGCCTCTATCAGTACACGAGGGTGATGTCTGGCTTTGATCTTCCTCGCCAGAAGCAGTACGGGAACGAGGTGACCGAGACGTTCGCGAACGACCGTCTAGCGTACCTCGACAAGACGGCGGCGTTTCGGCGCATTGACCTCCACTGGTGCCTAACGCTGGAGCCCTCGCAGGCGAAGGCATTCCAGCGCAAGCCAGACGAGAAGGTCGCTGACACATCAAGGATGCTCTCCGATCTTGAGAAGACGGCAACCTTGCTTGAAGGTCACCTCGGCAGCTCCCTTGGTCTGCGTCTGCTTGGTAAGTCCGAGGTATTCCAGTTCTTTAGCTATCTCTTCAATCTGGAGCAATGGGCAGATCGCGACGAACTCCGAGGTGACACAGGAGTAGATCGTCAGATCGTGAAGAGCCCGGTTGCCTGGCACAGCGATCATGTGCAAGTCGGCAAGCGGCACGTCCAGATGTTTTCACTGAAGACCACGCCGGAGGCATCGCGTCCCTGCTTGTTCTCTGGCCTACTGACTCTCGACTGCGACAGTGTGCTTTGCTCGACATGGCGGGTGAAGTCCACGTCGGCAGCGCGCAGCGAGATTGACGCGCAGGAGAAGTTCATCTCGTTTTTCAAGGTCGGCGTCTTGCAGCGTGTAATGAGCGGGCGCAATAGTGCGTCACTGGAGACCGGAGCCGGGGCAAAAGCGGCCAACAACAACGTAGACGACCTGAGCGATGTCATCCGTTCGCTCGACAAGAAGTCGCAGGGCGAGTTCTCGCTGCGCCTCCTCCTGGCTGCTCGCAGCCCGGAACAACTCCGAGACATCGTTCCTACTGTGCATCGTGTCTTTGTCGACGC is a window of Granulicella tundricola MP5ACTX9 DNA encoding:
- a CDS encoding VirB3 family type IV secretion system protein encodes the protein MTKRGEPLPINQALNRPRAKLGLDLSAWMAIVFVTVTVFLVGFRMLAILSFPMMAGGAWLIVRKHPKMFQLWGLSLGQKSYYDPRKY